CTGATaaaagctccatgtgggagctgaaacgtcaACATTTTTaatggattaaataaaagttaagttttactttaaCTTTGAacgaagtccctggagtgcgatTCTTTTTGATGTATATAGTGAATTGTTATAATTATGATTTAATACATGACTATACAAGGGACATTTTAATAAACTCCTGCGTATCATTCGTAATTCCAGTTGCAAGGTTATCCAAGTATCAGAAAGTCATTGGATTGTGAGGCAGAAGCTTAGAGAACCCTGGGAGAGCTATTTGCCAATGATGGTATACTAGTTAGGTTTGCATGGTTGATTAACCAGGGCTGCTAACGGTCCCATGTTTAGCGTGAGAGTCCTGATTATGGGGTCTTGGCAGCACAGCGGGAGTGCTGTGCAACATGCACTGGCATCATGAAAAAAGCACTTCAGCaggctctctgcatggtcctgtaGGCTAGGGGTCAGCCTGCCAGGTTAAACCACCCTTTCAGTAGGCAGACGTGTCCACTTTCCACGCGGGCGGGCTCATTGTGGGTGTCACCAGTGATATAAATTGCATCACTGGTGACACCCACCGAAAACACCCTCCCACCTGACCCAttttcatacctcccaatgttaATGGTGTTGATTAACCCTTGAAGCATCAGTGATTTTTCATGCCAATATTATCATCTGGCCCACAAAGACCCTGTGCAGGACAGAATTTTATGTTTTTAGCTCTaacgaccccccccccctcctcgatAAAAGAGTGCCTAAtttcaatattacatttttaaagaCTGGTGTATAAtaaaggaattattttttttgttggtccttaaagggttaaacattgTAGGGATTTACCAGATGTGAGTTGATTTACATTACATAGAGGTGTATTTTCACAAGCTTACCAATGCAGTTCATAAGAGAGAGTAGGACGAGGAGGTAAGCTGCATAGTTTAAGTATTATAGCTACCAAGTGACCCTTCCCATTATAATCTGTTTGTTATACTGAAACCTTGACAATCTATCCAGTTTGAATATCTATTTCCATCACGTTTCAATATCAGATTTTACTATGGACAGCGAACTACTACTGAAAGTGAATACTACTCTAGGTAAAGCACTGACCATTCAGATGTCCGCTCTCCAATGAGTTATGTAAGATAAGCATTTTTTTAtccaatctaaaaaaaaacacttacagtCTGGTTTAAAGATGGCATAACCATGGACAGGGAAAAATGAGCCCGGCTCTTCCTTTTCAAAGCAACGACGGTTCTCGTCGGTCTCCATTGCCGTATccagagcttgtgtgtgttttttcaccCAGGCCCAGTTACGCATGCACGCATCCAAGGTGGGCTGCAGCTGAAGATAGATAAGACAGAGTACTTAATGACCTGTACCTGCTATTTGaggtttattttataaataactggTTAAGAATAGTTACGTACTAAGACCATTATTTGCGTTGTGGGCCTGGGACTGAACTATGTATCATTTTCCCTCaattatatttgtaaaaaaatatgtattttgaagTTCAGTTATATCATTATGATGACATACAAGTTTACAATCCATAAAGGAATCTTTACCAAGCTTTCTCTGCGGATCAATATGCATGTCGCCATACTGGTGACATTGAACTAAAGAAAACCTGAATGTTGTGAGCTGGAATCTTATGGAATTGTGGTGCTAAGCATCGTGTTCCAAATTATTGAATTGTCACCTAATTGTAAATTAGTTCAAGAAAGATAATCTTTATTAATAatggccaataataataataatttggtgaATTCGAGCGTGCTGGCTACAATTAGGTTGATATTATTTGGGTGCATTGTATCGACAATCTCTCAAGAGGTTTAAGTGGAGTCCTTTTACCGGCTTCAAAAGCTGGAGGTTGCTTTCTTCTGGCAGGTCACCAAGGATGATGACGAGGGTAGAGACACTTACAGGGGTAAGCTGAGTGTTGACGTAATGTGTTAACTGTACCACAACCTCCCCGTCTACTCTCACTTCAATTGTATTGATGCTGCTGTCCACTGACACCTAGAAGAAGATGCACGTTTATCAGGTACATGTCATGCAATGGAGGATGTTTGGAAATTCTAGACAAACATGCTCCAGTTTAACACTTTAGACGTTATGTCAAAGCATTTTCAAGTTGATACGTAGGATAATCAGTATTAAggaggcaatgtttacattaaaatgctttAGAAACAAGAacctctacattaagctgtagtgtttctggtgactatagtgtccctttaagatagatCATTCCTGTAACTGGCTCCTAAGGTGATGGGTCAGCCTTGGGTTCAATCAGGAAATAGTGCTGGATTgcctaatttaatttaattttgacaGCTGATCCCAGGATGCAGCTGGAGATTAGCTGTCAGTCATGCCATAGGACAGCTGTGACAGGTGGTGACAGCGGCCCTATGACTCAGACAGCCCCTTACTCAGGAGTGGGACTCTCCAGTAACATCATGTACTGAGATTTTGGTGTGTACAATTTGTAATCTATTCTACACAGCTATTTCTATTATATGTCACTAGTAAAGCATCCAGAAATAGCAATATCACTGTGATCACAGTGATTGCTACCATGTTTAGGAAATGCCCAGGAAAGGCACCATGCCCATATTTTCCCCCTCCTTGGCATTTGAAGTTTTgtgatataaaaatgaataaatattatcttacctttctccatttACCATCACTCACATCAGGTCCCCACTTGGATAAAATCATTTGCCCATGACTGTTGCTCATCTGGACCTCCAGTTTCTTTTCACGTATCCCAAGCACAAACCAGTTATCCTTGCCAACATCACCATAGAAAATAACGCCTTCCGAATCAAAGGTCCGCAAATCAAATGAGGACAAGTTACTGTGGAGCACAAACAAAGCTGAATGGGTAGAGGAATACTGCGGGCGTATGGGACTCATCACAGCACAAATAGACAATCTTTAGTCTACCAGGCACTGTGGGTTATGATGCCCAGAAAGCCCCTACATTCCAACTACTTCAGATATTGCCTGAGCAGCCCTCAATCTGCATCACAAAGAGCTCTAGGCTTAAAACGAAAACATAAAATCTTGGACATCTGTTTTCTTGTGCAAGCCCAGTAACCTCTCAACTAGTGGGTCTTAGCCTTTTTGACGGGGACACATTTAGTACACATCAGTAGCATGGAAACCAAATACTCAGCTGGAGAAATAGCTCAGGGACCTACCTTTCAATTGTAGATATACTAAACATATAACGTATGTTAAACCATTTATATTGGACATTTCACTGGGGTAAGATGTTTTTGGGTATTGATAACTTTTGACAGCAGAGGACCTTATCTGTGAATATAAACTGAGCAACAAAAATAAATCTCATGGATGGAAATCATTTCATTAGATAGACGAGCAATGTGAAGAATCCACATAAAATATTCCAGGATTTTCTTGCTATAAAACCACAGTGGCTCTGGGGATCATTGGTACTGGCCTGATTAATAATTCATCCTTGtcctataaaaaatgttttgcgtGAGCTAATCATCACTGCCGCAGCTCCTTACTAGTTGGGTTCCCAGATTCCATAACTACTAAAATGTTCATCCTTATTTTAAGAACGTCATTTATACTTACAGTGCTACAGTTCTATATCTTAACTACTGTAAGCAACACCATTGCATCTAAACCTGAAACCTTTTCCCTTGTCACTACTAGCTATGAAACCAACCAGGCCACAATGCAAATACGGAACAACAACCTTGAAGCCACAGACTGGACTTCCTTCTCCTTGATGTAGGCCTCCttggattgtaagctctgtgggaCATGTGCTTTTTGCCCTAATGTATCTGTATGTCCCTACTATAAGGCGACCCctttactgtaatgtaacctataTTTATAGTAAGTGCTACATACACCTGTTATTATACATAAACACAACAGCACTCCTttctaatgtatttatttatttattgatcagGTTATTTATTAATATTCTCGCCTCATTTTATTCAATTCACAGTATTCAATTATTACAGTAAACTGAGTGATACCTCGTAATGTCTGCAAGCTGGAATTCCAAGCGTAAGTCATTCTGTTTGTCTTCACCTCCCAGGTACAGGCTGTCTATGGATCTCGTAGACTTCTTCGCAGCAAAGCAAGATACCTGAAGCAAACACTTTCTACTTAACACATAGGAATATTATAGGACAAtattatcagacacacacagtcacacatatatatatataaagctgcCGCAATTAATTCACCCTCTCTCTTTCATTCAGACAGTACAATTCTCTATTTTCCTAAGACACATGCTTCACCATaatgtgattatatatatatatatatatatatatatatatatatatatatatatatatattcttctaaTTTCTTTGAACCCATCTAGTTCCGGTAAACCCAAATGACTTCACTAATCATATAGTTACCTGTGTGCCAGTAAAGTGAGTCATAATGTTAAAATAAACACACCTGTTGGTGGAAGGTCCCAATGACTGTCTAAATAAATATATCCCAAACATATctaaacaaacaatataaaaggAACCTAGTAGCTACCAAAACAAATCTGCGATAAAGTTATGGAAAAGCATTAATCAGGGTTGGATTatgcaaacatataaaaaaaagaccaTCCCGATGTTGCggtctacacctcccataatgctggcaaagcatttggGAAGATTTAGTCCGCAACacctggagtgtcaaaggttgcctacctctgtgcTAGATTGTAAGGTTGAGAGCAAGACATTCATGAAGATTTGTTCTACACTATGTCTATGTCAAACTTACTTCATTTTAAAACACTGTACCCAATTTCATCTTTGCACACAGATAGTAAAACAAATGTATCAAGAGGTAACGTGTTCCTTAAATAAAACTGAATAGATCATAgattgaaataaaacatatcaTATATAATACAATTACTATCTGACATTACTACACAAAATGATATGACAAAACACCATTGCACTTACACTGAGATGGTTACACATAAATCAGATTAGATATAAAGTGCATGAGATTTTTCTTGTGGTCACTTTGTAATAGATTGTAATAATGTGAAATTGCAAAGGTTCCTCTTGGTGAAGAATGTCATAATTATTCTAGATCAGAATTCTACAGCAGagattaccaaaaaaaaaaacaggtgctaAATacggagcaatcaccatggaaacacagAAGTTGTTTTGGTTTTATTAGATTTCTTTGAATGAGAATACAGTGAATGTGTATTCAATATACCACTTTGCACCCAAAATAGCACATTGCTTTACCTTGGTCGATCTCCTTCTATATCACTTAGTACATCTCACCCATGCTCCTTTTCATATCcagatattttatatttctctgcATAACATGGTGACTTTCTATTTCAGGACAACATattgaaataaaaaggaaatggtataaaacatataaaaagtcACCATGTTATGCAGAGAAATATAAAATGTCTGGATATGAAAAGGAGGATGGATGAAATGTACTAAGAGATGTGGAAGGAGATTGATTAAGGTAAAGCAATGTGCTATTTTGGATACAAAGTGGTATATTGAATACATATTCACTGAGAGATGTTATTTTGGTTTCCATGGTTCAAATAGGCAAAGGAATCTAATAAAACCAAAACAACTTCTGTGTAGTTACAAAAACTCTCACTGCTCTTTGTGAACTTTCAGTTTCAAGCCTGGAGGTATATAGTTTATACCTTTTGTTTATTGGACAGTTTTTGCACGATGTGCTATAGAATTTGAACGTTTATGTTTAGATTTATTTAATGTGCAGTGTTAGAGATTCTATCATAAGGGAGAAACGTGAGAGAAGATTaactggtttattcactaaagtgagaattcaaagcaaattttaaaTGAAAGGTCAACTCTACCGGAGTTATACTTGCAGTTTGACCactttggcctgaaatttgaaattcagtttgaattcaccttgaatgagTGAATAGTCCTTTCAGAGAGATCGGGTTAGCTCATCCATCGGGATTTGGTTAGTTTAGTATTTCTCAGAATATTTAACACAAAGCCATTGACCATTACTAAACATGTATAGACACAGGAATAAAAGATGAATTTTAGTAATCAGGTTGGGGTGATAGAATTCATTCGGTGTGTACCGTAGAATAGGTGAAATAGTTAAAGAAAACAAAGTAACAAGTGCCAAAGATCTTGACTAagctatataaatagaatatatacaacacaaataatcatgaacacctaaaaaaaaaaccttatctcAGTGGATAGTGGTGAGAGCTTCCTCCAGGGATATCCCAACGATTATCCCTTAAATACCATTTGAATACAAACAAGAGAGGAtacagctgtagatctacaacataaaaaaacaaatgatagTGTAACACTGATAAATTCAATGTGAATGCGCTATAAGCatgattttacatttattttacagtgttacaccatttgttttttgtttttttacagctgtatCCTCTCTTGgttgtattaatatataaatagaataccTGTAATAAAACGCAAGGTCCCCAGTTTTCATTCTTGGCGTATGGGCATAATGTAGGCAAAAATGGCTgatcttgaagaaaaaaaatctgaattcagATGGAATTATAGGTTGGATATTTGTGTCGCCATTTGGATAATTTTACAATAAAACGATAAACGATAAACAAACCTCTGATCTTCGCCTGTTCACATTTCTATTGACTAGATTAGAAGTATGTGATCGCTGGCTGTTGCCTTGGCAAGCCTCCATGATACCGATTACTGTAATACCATTTAAGTACTGTACACTGAGTTACTAGAATTTGCTGGCACTGTACGAGTTGTGGCTATGATCACGGATCATTTCTTGTTTTAACGTTTGTTCCCAGAAAGCATCTCAGGTATTTGATTGCTATCTTTATGCGAAAAGCCATAtggtgttatttactaaactagatAAACGACAGGGGAATTGTAGATGTCAGGTCAAATCAGTCAAGCTCAACAATTAATCAAGTTAAAGAATATTTCCAATTTGGCTTATTCTGAGCTAAAATGTGCAATGTAATTGTCAGTTCTCCTCAATCCCTAGTTTAGTGATTAAGTCCCATGGTGTATCGGACAGATGAACGCTCTGGTGAGCCGTTTACCCTTCAGACACACAATATTTATTAGTGTATTAGATTAAAAAATACGTCCATAAAATAACAGACACTGAGTTTTGACAGTTCCTAGcacgtatatataaaatattaaaaatatatatttctgtgttCATACAATAACCtatcattatacaaatacattatttatttaatagaattattttttttttttttaaacaaatgacaGAGATGGTATTTATATCACAAGCTTCTATAACATACATCATGATCATTAGAGGATTGAATGAAAAAGTACAGGACTATTTGGATAGGTAAAGAGTAGCATACCTCCTACGTATCCCTATTTACGagtgacagtccctattttgagcccaaatccctttgtccctcttttctctcctaaCGTCTCTccattctaggagctccatattgttggtgtggtGTATGAGTATacaacatagctccacagcaataatacagcaATTTGTCTacagttctaaattacattttacaccCCAACAATTAAAGTGTCCTTCTTTGTGTATTTGAAATAATGGGAGGTATGGAATGGATACATTTTCAGAAACCAATGGGCATATTtagcaaatgtaaaaatattcCGAGCAGAACCACTcgcccacccaggttccccctgaatttatagcatgctcctccagctgtttaaaaTTCTCACACATTCACCTCTTCATTCCCTCTAGCTTCTACCAATAGCTGCAACTCTCTGTTACTTAtttatccatcacttccaaatttcccctgctacctctggtctcaaatccccatgttatcctttagattgtaagctcactgaCTATCTGGctatgcactttgtataaaagagcttaaatggcaagatttcagcttacgggcagggccctctctaccttttgtatttgtctgtgtatattatatgttcactaattgtacagcgctgcggaatctgttggtgctttataaataccagtaataaatgaaaaataaaacataacaataaCAGCTTTTCACTAACCCGGAATTTTTAGATTCAACATGGAAAGAGCAGCTTTTCATTCAAAATAACCAGATTGGCAAAATTATCCAGCTTGAACGTTATGGCCTTAAATCATGGTTTTCAATATTCATGCATGTGCAATAATACTTTTAAACCGGGTAAAAATAAGCTAGAACTTTCTCATAAATCAATAACTATATTAGAGATTCTATCAACCAGTGCAGCAATTCTCACCCTCATTTACCTGCTCTGGGAGTGAGGTGTCCTGATTTGGGATGGAGAGAGGGGTACAGACAGCATATTCTCCATAAAAAAACAGGCAGAGGATGCAAGCcaagagaaagcagccaccacaCTTCATTCTTCCAGGTTTCCAATGCTGTGAATTGCTATCACACATTCACTGTCTGTTATAAAGGGAGAGGAGCGGACGGGGCGGACATCCTAACCTTGGCACCAACAATAATATGTTCCTGTATTTGGTCTCCTTGTTACTGCAGATGTTCTGCACAGATTTCTAAAGAGAGCTGTTAACCCTATTTACCTTTATTTACAATGCTACATACTCATTCATGTTTAAAAAAGTACtcaggaatagtgatgtaccgaacggttcgctggcgaatagttcctggcgaacatagcgtgttcgcgttcgccacggcgggcgaacacatgcgcggttcgaaccgccccctattcgtcatcattgagtaaactttgaccctgtacctcacagtcagcagacacattccagccaatcagcagcacaccctccctagtagaccctcccacctcctggacagcacccattttagattcatttggaagctgcatacattttctttttattattttttttattgttttttttattttttattttttttttcattctttatttttgtagtgcatggaggtataacaaatgaacatgtggtaccccaacggcattcctcatgcttttcaagtaacaattgtaacaatagggtatatgttaataccctagtctgcgcggagccctccatgggtgaagatggattaattttttttttgcactcggatttt
This region of Pelobates fuscus isolate aPelFus1 chromosome 2, aPelFus1.pri, whole genome shotgun sequence genomic DNA includes:
- the SHBG gene encoding sex hormone-binding globulin gives rise to the protein MKCGGCFLLACILCLFFYGEYAVCTPLSIPNQDTSLPEQVSCFAAKKSTRSIDSLYLGGEDKQNDLRLEFQLADITSNLSSFDLRTFDSEGVIFYGDVGKDNWFVLGIREKKLEVQMSNSHGQMILSKWGPDVSDGKWRKVSVDSSINTIEVRVDGEVVVQLTHYVNTQLTPVSVSTLVIILGDLPEESNLQLLKPLQPTLDACMRNWAWVKKHTQALDTAMETDENRRCFEKEEPGSFFPVHGYAIFKPDLFQTSDNEMWGLSVRVSFRVRDSGGVIFSLHGAGSSTILTVNLDWQKQILAVTLFDKLTGSVMFPVDLCPSHWQFADILIQSNKLSLKAGEATSSWDIESADLKALEEKWIDPAADIYIGGLPDNSAKEASHFSGCLKITLQGKVIDLDKAHFKHPHVRSHSCPVGI